In Chryseobacterium sp. C-71, the genomic window ACAAAAAAATCGCTTCAAAAATGAAGCGATGTATATTTTTAGTGAATATGTTTTTCTGCGTGATAAGAACTTCTTACCAAAGGCGAACTTTCAACGTGTCTGAAACCCAAGCTTCTCGCAAAATCGCCAAATTCATCAAACTCTTCCGGAGTTATAAATTTCTTCACAGGCAAATGTTTTTTCGTTGGTTGCAAATATTGTCCCATCGTAATCACATCTACTTTGGCATTTCTAATGTCTTCAATTGTTTGAAAAACCTCATGTTTTTCTTCACCCAAACCAAGCATCAATCCAGTTTTCGTTCTGTTTTGTCCAGCTTCTTTTAAATATCTTAAAACTTCAAGGCTTCTCTCATATTTTGCCTGAATTCTCACTTCTCTGGTCAAACGTTTTACGGTTTCCATGTTGTGAGAAATCACTTCAGGAGCTACATCCACCATTCTGTCCAAATGTTTTGTCAATCCTTGAAAGTCAGGAATTAATGTCTCCATCGTCGTTCCTGGAGAAATTCTTCTTACAGCATTTACAGTTTCACCCCAAAGGATTGATCCCATATCTTTCAAATCATCACGGTCAACTGAAGTTAAAACTGCATGCTTGATTTTCATTAATTTGATTGAACGAGCCACTTTTTCAGGTTCGTCCCAATTGACATCCATTGGTTTTCCGGTTTTTACCCCGCAAAATCCACAGCTTCGGGTACAAATATTCCCCAAAATCATGAAAGTTGCAGTTCCTTCTCCCCAACATTCACCCATATTCGGGCAGCTTCCGCTTTGGCAAATTGTATTTAATTTATATTTATCAACCAATGTACGAAGTTCTCTGTAATTCTTTCCGGTAGGAAGTTTTACACGAATCCATTTTGGTTTTTGAACGGTAGTATCCTGAACTAAATTCTCCATTTATCTCTCAAATTGACTTCAAAGTTAAGGAATTTTTTATCGACTGCGTCTACGATGCAAATTGATGGAAATGATAATTTATTTTTGCCACGAATGCACGAATTATTATTGGCTTCTTGCTTGAATTAAAAAATTCGTGCATTCGTGGCAAAAAACATTGCTTTGCAAAAATTAATTATCCTCAAACTCATTATTTTTCAGCAATTCAGCCAAGACTTTTTTTGCGCGCATGACTCTTACTTTCGTGTTGGCAACAGAAATCCCAAGCTCTTCGGCTATTTCCTTGATGCTTTTTTCTTCAAAGAATCTCAGTTTAATAATATCCTGATAATTACCGTCCAAAGATTCGATGGTTTTGATGATTTTCTTTTGTTCTTCATCAGAAATCATCAGTTCTTCAGGAGACTTTGCATAATGATTTTTTACTTCATCTAAATTTTCTGTTGGGTCTTGATTTTCTCTGCTTTTTCTCCGCCAAAAATCGATAATTGTATTTTGGGCAATCGTCAGAATCCAGGTTTTAAATTGGAAATGAGGATCGTACATATCCAATTTAGATAAAACTTTTGAGAAAACATTGACGGTAATTTCATCTGTATCATTTTCGTCGTGCACTTTTTTCATCACAAAAGAAAAAACATCTACCCAAAAAACATTGATGAGCTTGGTTTGAGCTTTTTGGTCTTTTTCCTTTGCCTGTTGGATGAGCGAAAATAATTGTTCGTCTTTCATTACTAACAAATTTATTAAAATTAAAAGATTTAATAATTAAAAAATTAAAAGAATTTGGGATTTAGGTGATTTAAACTAAGTTGCAGAACAGTCTGTTGATTTCACATTCTATATTTTACTTATCTTTGCTCCTTAAATTTTAAACAAAAAATAATGAACTCTTTTATTGAAGAACTGAAATGGCGTGGCCTTTTTGCCGACATGATGCCCGGAACCGACGAACAACTGGATAAGGAGATGACAACTGCCTATATCGGGTTCGATCCTACCGCAGATTCTTTACATATCGGAAGTCTTATTCAGATTAAGATTTTGGCTCACTTTCAGCAGCACGGTCACAAGCCGATTGCATTGGTTGGTGGTGCTACAGGAATGATTGGAGATCCTTCAGGAAAATCCGCCGAAAGAAATCTTTTGGATGAAGAAACGCTTTTACATTATGTTGATTGTCTGCAAAACCAACTTTCAAGATTTTTGAATTTTGAAGGAAATGAAACCAACAGAGCAGAATTGGTGAACAATTACGATTGGATGAAGAAAATTTCATTCCTTGATTTTGCTAAAAATGTTGGGAAAAACATTACAGTCAATTACATGATGGCAAAAGATTCTGTAAAGAAGAGACTTTCAGGAGAAGCGGGTGTTGACGGAATGAGTTTTACAGAATTCACTTACCAATTAATTCAAGGATATGATTTTTTACATTTATATCAAAATAATGGTGTAAAACTTCA contains:
- the lipA gene encoding lipoyl synthase, with translation MENLVQDTTVQKPKWIRVKLPTGKNYRELRTLVDKYKLNTICQSGSCPNMGECWGEGTATFMILGNICTRSCGFCGVKTGKPMDVNWDEPEKVARSIKLMKIKHAVLTSVDRDDLKDMGSILWGETVNAVRRISPGTTMETLIPDFQGLTKHLDRMVDVAPEVISHNMETVKRLTREVRIQAKYERSLEVLRYLKEAGQNRTKTGLMLGLGEEKHEVFQTIEDIRNAKVDVITMGQYLQPTKKHLPVKKFITPEEFDEFGDFARSLGFRHVESSPLVRSSYHAEKHIH
- a CDS encoding RNA polymerase sigma factor, producing the protein MKDEQLFSLIQQAKEKDQKAQTKLINVFWVDVFSFVMKKVHDENDTDEITVNVFSKVLSKLDMYDPHFQFKTWILTIAQNTIIDFWRRKSRENQDPTENLDEVKNHYAKSPEELMISDEEQKKIIKTIESLDGNYQDIIKLRFFEEKSIKEIAEELGISVANTKVRVMRAKKVLAELLKNNEFEDN